In a single window of the Gossypium hirsutum isolate 1008001.06 chromosome A13, Gossypium_hirsutum_v2.1, whole genome shotgun sequence genome:
- the LOC107893810 gene encoding universal stress protein PHOS32, translating into MGRSGTRLPSFCLNRIRPHVRVRSPPIQAKANLNSATTDHKHENNGKLEEDKPSHGEKKPDFVMGRKIMIVVDSSIEARGALQWALSHTVQCHDTVILLYVTKPSKQVPVTNDESNENRAYEPISTLKTMCKQKRPEVEVEVAVVEGKEKGPTIVEEAKKQGAALLVLGRKKKSMTWRLIMMWAGNRITGGVVEYCIQNASCMAVAVRRKSKKLGGYLITTKRHKDFWLLA; encoded by the exons ATGGGCAGATCGGGCACTAGGCTGCCAAGCTTTTGCCTCAATAGGATTAGGCCTCATGTTAGAGTTCGGTCCCCTCCAATACAAGCCAAGGCCAATTTGAATTCAGCTACAACTGATCACAAGCATGAGAATAATGGCAAACTTGAAGAAGATAAACCCAGCCATGGAGAAAAGAAACCTGATTTTGTTATGGGTAGGAAGATCATGATCGTGGTTGATTCCAGCATTGAAGCCAGGGGAGCTTTACAATGGGCACTCTCTCACACTGTCCAGTGCCATGACACAGTTATTCTTCTCTATGTCACAAAGCCCTCAAAACAAG tTCCAGTTACAAATGATGAGTCCAACGAGAACAGGGCTTATGAACCGATTTCCACCTTGAAAACCATGTGCAAGCAAAAGAGACCAGAG GTAGAAGTTGAGGTAGCAGTGGTGGAGGGGAAAGAGAAAGGTCCAACAATAGTAGAAGAGGCCAAAAAGCAAGGAGCGGCGCTTCTGGTTTTGGGGCGAAAAAAGAAGTCCATGACATGGCGGCTCATCATGATGTGGGCGGGGAACCGGATTACTGGTGGAGTTGTAGAGTACTGTATCCAAAATGCTAGTTGCATGGCAGTTGCAGtaagaagaaaaagcaaaaaactTGGAGGTTATTTGATCACCACTAAGCGGCACAAGGACTTTTGGCTCTTGGCCTAA